The Metasolibacillus fluoroglycofenilyticus genome segment AAAGTAGGAAAAATAATGAATGAATTAACCGTAATCGGCTTAGGGGCATCTGATTTGGAGCAGTTGCCATATGGCGTTTATAAAAAGCTTAAAGCGGCTAAAAAAATATATGTGCGCACACTAGAACATCCTGTAATAGAGAATTTGACAACAGAGGATATTCAATTTCATAGTTTTGATGGCGTTTATGAAAAGTATGACACATTTCAACCTGTCTATGAGGAGATAGCCGCGTGTTTAATCGAGGTTGCACAGCAGGAGTCGGTATTGTATGCAGTGCCAGGGCATCCGCTAGTGGCTGAGCAAACGGTACAGCATTTAATTGAGGCAGCAAGGAATGGGGAAATTAAGCTCAAAATCGAGGGTGGGCAAAGCTTTCTAGACCCGATTTTTACAGCGTTAAAAATCGACCCAATCGAAGGTTTTCAATTATTAGATGGTACAAGCATGTCTATGGACGAGTTGAATATGCGCCAGCATACTTTGATTGCACAAGTGTATGATGAGTTTAGTGCGTCAGAGGTGAAGCTGACATTAATGGAAAAATATCGTGATGATTATCCTGTAACAATTGTGACAGCAGCAGGCTCTTCACAAGAAAAGATAGTGACAGTCCCTTTATACGAGTTAGACCAAGTGGCAGAGCTTAATAATTTAACGACAGTTTATGTGCCTCCTGTGGCATCAGACGAAGATGCGCTGCGTGATTGGACAACTTTGCGTCGTATTATTGCTGTTTTGCGCGGACCGGATGGCTGTCCTTGGGACCGAAAACAAACACATGAATCCTTGAAAAAATATTTAATTGAGGAAACGCATGAATTTTTAGCGGCTGTTGATGCAGAGGATGACTTTGCGATGGTCGAGGAGCTAGGCGATGTTTT includes the following:
- the mazG gene encoding nucleoside triphosphate pyrophosphohydrolase, which translates into the protein MNELTVIGLGASDLEQLPYGVYKKLKAAKKIYVRTLEHPVIENLTTEDIQFHSFDGVYEKYDTFQPVYEEIAACLIEVAQQESVLYAVPGHPLVAEQTVQHLIEAARNGEIKLKIEGGQSFLDPIFTALKIDPIEGFQLLDGTSMSMDELNMRQHTLIAQVYDEFSASEVKLTLMEKYRDDYPVTIVTAAGSSQEKIVTVPLYELDQVAELNNLTTVYVPPVASDEDALRDWTTLRRIIAVLRGPDGCPWDRKQTHESLKKYLIEETHEFLAAVDAEDDFAMVEELGDVLLQVFLHAQIGEDNGYFNLEEVLASVSEKMIRRHPHVFSDAAAEDADAVIANWEAIKRQEKGEQLEPLLAGEHRAESSLQTSYNYQKKAATVGFDWPNAEDVWAKFEEEWQEFRQEITEGSAAAQLDEFGDVLFTLVNIARFYKISPEEAMIHANEKFARRFGYVEQRVKMSGQGFTAFTLEQLDAFWDEAKKQEKGE